In the genome of Penaeus vannamei isolate JL-2024 chromosome 26, ASM4276789v1, whole genome shotgun sequence, one region contains:
- the LOC113803624 gene encoding mitochondrial import inner membrane translocase subunit TIM14: MASGMILAGLGLATVGFGARFVLRTMPNLGKKMADAVTNMPKLDSKSLANSRYYKGGFEPKMTKREAALILNISPNANQQKVRMAYKKMMLTNHPDRGGSPYISAKLSEAKDLLDK, encoded by the exons ATG GCTAGTGGTATGATTTTGGCTGGCCTAGGCCTGGCCACCGTAGGATTTGGCGCTCGTTTTGTTCTTCGCACAATGCCCAACTTGGGAAAGAAGATGGCAGATGCAGTTACCAACATGCCAAAGCTGGATAGTAAG aGTCTGGCTAACAGTAGATATTACAAAGGAGGATTTGAACCCAAGATGACAAAGAGAGAAGCTGCTCTTATTCTAAACATTTCACCCAATGCCAATCAGCAGAAAGTTAGA ATGGCCTACAAGAAGATGATGCTGACAAACCACCCAGACAGAGGAGGATCTCCATACATTTCAGCCAAGCTCAGCGAAGCAAAAGATCTCTtggacaaataa
- the GluRS-m gene encoding nondiscriminating glutamyl-tRNA synthetase EARS2, mitochondrial produces the protein MTWLSHIRHASKITHSRWQAVSTQLRKFSLSNQIHSEVRVRFAPSPTGHLHLGGLRTALYNFLFAKSNNGKFILRIEDTDQARLVPQAARKLEDILNWSNIPPDESPLLSGPRGPYVQSERIELYQKHIQTLLENGSAYKCFCTDTRLDLLRKDALRRRETPKYDNRCRSLSFAKIEEFEKQGRAHCIRFKLEDITEPFNDLVYGPILYNVAQQEGDPVLLKSDGFPTYHFANVVDDHLMEVTHVLRGVEWQISTPKHLLLYKAFGWEPPQFGHLPLIKNRDGTKLSKRQGDLHIERLRAQGYSPEAIINFVTDIGGGFEDRDHNALMTVEELTERFCLSRVTTNSCRLDMEKINWFNQMDLQRRLQIAGERDLLVDELRHLVQTTYGISHRCCATQESVLTTEYLTSVLVWGQQRITRLDDLTAPEFTYIWVIPEELPLDQLPEMACSHADVLQYFLETIVVMPPEKFTKEQIPKYVKLVAKWFSLKTPVLMKLLRMAISGQKEGPPVGEMLSILGKETTIERLKHAYALLDKR, from the exons ATGACCTGGTTATCTCACATACGTCATGCCAGCAAGATCACACACTCCAGATGGCAAGCCGTGAGCACCCAGCTGAGGAAATTCTCATTATCAAATCAGATCCATTCTGAAGTTCGTGTACGGTTTGCTCCAAGTCCAACAG GACATCTCCACTTAGGTGGATTACGAACAGCTCTCTATAACTTCCTTTTTGCGAAATCTAATAATGGGAAGTTCATATTGAGGATTGAGGATACAGATCAAGCCCGCCTAGTTCCTCAAGCTGCAAGAAAGCTTGAAGATATTTTGAATTGGTCCAACATTCCTCCTGATGAATCTCCATTACTTTCTGGTCCACGAGGACCTTATGTGCAGTCAGAACGTATAGAATTGTAccagaaacacatacaaactcTTCTTGAGAATGGATCTGCTTATAAATGTTTCTGTACGGATACGAGACTGGACTTACTGCGGAAAGATGCTCTCAGGCGACGAGAAACTCCCAAGTATGACAACAGGTGTAGGTCTCTTTCTTTTGCTAAGATTGAAGAATTTGAGAAGCAAGGAAGGGCACATTGTATAAGATTTAAG TTGGAGGACATAACTGAGCCTTTCAATGACTTGGTCTATGGACCAATTTTATATAATGTGGCTCAGCAGGAAGGGGACCCTGTATTACTCAAGTCAGATGGATTTCCCACCTACCACTTTGCTAATGTTGTGGATGATCATCTAATGGAGGTTACGCATGTGCTGCGGGGTGTGGAGTGGCAGATATCAACACCCAAACATCTGCTTCTGTATAA AGCATTTGGCTGGGAGCCCCCACAGTTTGGACACCTTCCCCTGATCAAGAACAGGGATGGCACAAAGCTCTCCAAGAGACAGGGCGATCTACACATTGAGCGGCTCCGTGCACAGGGGTATTCTCCTGAAGCCATCATCAATTTTGTGACTGATATTGGTGGGGGTTTTGAGGACAGGGACCACAATGCACTGATGACTGTGGAGGAACTGACTGAGAGG TTCTGCTTGTCTAGGGTGACAACTAATTCTTGTCGACTTGATATGGAGAAAATTAATTGGTTCAATCAGATGGACCTTCAGAGACGACTACAGATTGCAGGAGAACGAGATCTTTTAGTAGACGAACTGCGGCATCTTGTACAAACCACTTATGGAATAAG tCATAGGTGTTGTGCTACCCAAGAGAGTGTCCTCACCACAGAATATCTAACAAGTGTTTTGGTTTGGGGTCAGCAGAGAATTACAAGACTTGATGACCTTACTGCCCCAGAGTTCACATATATTTGGGTCATTCCAGAGGAGCTTCCACTTGACCAGCTGCCGGAGATGGCGTGCAGTCATG CTGATGTTTTGCAGTATTTTCTAGAGACTATTGTTGTCATGCCACCTGAAAAATTTACAAAAGAGCAGATCCCAAAGTATGTAAAATTGGTGGCAAAGTGGTTCTCGCTGAAAACTCCAGTTCTGATGAAGCTGTTGAGGATGGCTATCAGTGGTCAAAAG GAAGGACCACCTGTGGGAGAGATGCTATCTATCTTGGGGAAGGAGACGACTATAGAGAGGCTTAAACATGCCTATGCATTACTTGACAAGAGATAA
- the LOC113803622 gene encoding armadillo-like helical domain-containing protein 3 isoform X2 encodes MGSKLKPGGVRRHLKEKVVQMYEDLFHGADPCINNSRFWEDLFLLKPKMSALEGEISRCTSDQLLGLKENINTLFSKCVQTLSHDHHIRVINALLTLCSLVRGLYRKMQGDYGFDFINILIGFDSAEEQMQLLLNHVSNFLTGEYCDSLKSLSLKFLLVLATGTDNISQNTVLEYLTINCNFDSVIQLLSHSSTRNQHGPEAVLYLMLMVNYRKHEMTNPYTVNLSLLDDELILNGYGQVITASLADFNHKYSAHFMEPHGSGWFASLTSMVGSMFVSEEMATRNEHIKANDSFLLALYEAVHLNRNFITALTTATDPSTPPSPANTLDRGSTPPTTDVNDQNNPAPTVELEATLQPTNLLVTFLEYCSIVMQDTKTEESLNNVKLCFIIITCIAEDQYCNLLLHDANLVFTVPLHRLPMRHRKVIPEKTPHARPLACAVLDVMVEFMMSHMMKKLPLELFLLNVRIVHRLLCYQKRNSVRLPYNWKDLWAALIALAKFLVTNEAYLAKKMNIFQLAHQVMNIFNLFITYGDTFLSTPSSYDELYYEIMRMHQVFENMYSMSLRYSRTDGDYKESAQKLTNSLGNVRSIINHFTPKLDKWSQEHGVSTLTEEQVLEVVRNNYDSLTLKLHDSLDQYEKYAEKPQHANFFTNMVRSILSDTRQSIDFSAFENLTILQELSQST; translated from the exons ATGGGGAGCAAGCTGAAGCCGGGGGGGGTCCGGCGGCACCTGAAGGAGAAGGTGGTCCAAATGTATGAGGATCTCTTCCATGGAGCTGATCCCTGCATCAATAACTCCAGGTTCTGGGAGGATCTCTTCCTGCTCAAG CCAAAGATGTCAGCCCTGGAAGGTGAGATCAGCAGATGCACATCCGACCAGCTGTTAGGGCTCAAGGAGAACATCAACACCCTCTTCTCCAAGTGTGTGCAGACCCTGTCTCACGACCATCACATACGGGTCATCAATGCACTTTTG ACCTTATGCAGCCTGGTGCGTGGACTCTACAGAAAAATGCAGGGAGATTATGGGTTTGATTTCATTAACATACTCATAGGCTTTGATTCTGCAGAAGAACAAATGCAACTTCTCCTGAATCATGTCTCGAATTTCTTGACAG GTGAATATTGTGATAGTCTGAAGTCCCTTAGCCTGAAGTTCTTGTTAGTTCTGGCCACAGGGACAGACAACATCAGCCAAAACACTGTTCTTGAGTATCTCACTATCAATTGTAACTTCGACTCAGTCATTCAG CTGTTGAGCCATTCGAGTACACGAAACCAGCATGGCCCTGAAGCAGTGCTGTACCTCATGCTGATGGTGAACTACCGCAAGCATGAGATGACCAATCCATACACTGTTAACCTCTCCCTCTTAGATGATGAACTCATTTTAAATGGCTATGGTCAG GTAATAACTGCATCCTTGGCAGACTTTAACCATAAGTATTCAGCCCACTTCATGGAACCACATGGGTCTGGCTGGTTTGCCTCCCTCACATCAATGGTCGGATCCATGTTTGTATCCGAGGAGATGGCAACACGTAATGAACACATAAA GGCAAATGATTCATTCCTCTTGGCATTGTACGAAGCAGTCCACCTGAACCGCAACTTCATCACCGCCCTTACCACAGCAACAGACCCCTCAACCCCGCCTTCCCCTGCCAACACTCTCGATCGGGGCAGCACTCCTCCAACCACAGATGTGAATGACCAGAACAACCCTGCGCCAACAGTAGAATTAGAAGCCACATTACAGCCTACAAATCTGCTTGTCACTTTTCTAGAATATTG CTCCATAGTAATGCAGGACACAAAGACAGAGGAGAGCCTGAACAATGTCAAACtctgtttcatcattatcacatgcATTGCTGAGGACCAGTACTGCAATCTGCTTCTCCATGATGCCAACCTCGTATTCACAGTGCCCTTACACCGCCTCCCCATGAGACATCGCAAAGTCATACCAGAGAAGACACCCCATGCTCGTCCATTAGCATGTGCAGTATTAG ATGTAATGGTAGAATTCATGATGTCTCATATGATGAAGAAACTACCCCTGGAGCTGTTCCTCCTGAATGTGAGAATTGTTCACCGTCTCCTCTGCTACCAAAAGCGTAACTCAGTCCGACTGCCTTACAACTGGAAAGACTTGTGGGCAGCCCTGATTGCTCTTGCCAAATTCCTTGTCACCAATGAGGCATATCTGGCAAAAAAAATGAACATCTTCCAGTTAGCACATCAG GTCATGAATATTTTCAATTTGTTCATCACATACGGTGACACTTTCCTCTCAACGCCATCAAGCTATGATGAGCTCTACTATGAAATCATGAGGATGCACCAG GTATTTGAGAACATGTACTCCATGAGCTTAAGATATTCAAGAACAGATGGAGATTACAAAGAAAGTGCACAAAAGCTCACAAACTCACTAGGCAATGTCAG ATCAATAATAAACCACTTCACCCCCAAGTTAGACAAATGGAGTCAGGAACATGGAGTATCAACACTAACAGAAGAACAG GTTCTAGAGGTGGTCCGAAATAACTATGACAGCCTCACCCTCAAACTCCATGACAGTTTAGATCAGTATGAAAAATATGCCGAGAAGCCTCAGCATGCTAATTTCTTCACAAACATG GTAAGAAGCATACTCAGCGATACGAGACAAAGCATTGATTTTAGCGCCTTTGAAAACTTAACAATATTACAAGAACTGAGCCAGTCAACATAG
- the LOC113803622 gene encoding armadillo-like helical domain-containing protein 3 isoform X1, translating to MTWECGSDAREKQQCAEHTMGSKLKPGGVRRHLKEKVVQMYEDLFHGADPCINNSRFWEDLFLLKPKMSALEGEISRCTSDQLLGLKENINTLFSKCVQTLSHDHHIRVINALLTLCSLVRGLYRKMQGDYGFDFINILIGFDSAEEQMQLLLNHVSNFLTGEYCDSLKSLSLKFLLVLATGTDNISQNTVLEYLTINCNFDSVIQLLSHSSTRNQHGPEAVLYLMLMVNYRKHEMTNPYTVNLSLLDDELILNGYGQVITASLADFNHKYSAHFMEPHGSGWFASLTSMVGSMFVSEEMATRNEHIKANDSFLLALYEAVHLNRNFITALTTATDPSTPPSPANTLDRGSTPPTTDVNDQNNPAPTVELEATLQPTNLLVTFLEYCSIVMQDTKTEESLNNVKLCFIIITCIAEDQYCNLLLHDANLVFTVPLHRLPMRHRKVIPEKTPHARPLACAVLDVMVEFMMSHMMKKLPLELFLLNVRIVHRLLCYQKRNSVRLPYNWKDLWAALIALAKFLVTNEAYLAKKMNIFQLAHQVMNIFNLFITYGDTFLSTPSSYDELYYEIMRMHQVFENMYSMSLRYSRTDGDYKESAQKLTNSLGNVRSIINHFTPKLDKWSQEHGVSTLTEEQVLEVVRNNYDSLTLKLHDSLDQYEKYAEKPQHANFFTNMVRSILSDTRQSIDFSAFENLTILQELSQST from the exons ATGACATGGGAATGCGGCTCAG ACGCAAGAGAGAAACAACAGTGTGCCGAGCACACCATGGGGAGCAAGCTGAAGCCGGGGGGGGTCCGGCGGCACCTGAAGGAGAAGGTGGTCCAAATGTATGAGGATCTCTTCCATGGAGCTGATCCCTGCATCAATAACTCCAGGTTCTGGGAGGATCTCTTCCTGCTCAAG CCAAAGATGTCAGCCCTGGAAGGTGAGATCAGCAGATGCACATCCGACCAGCTGTTAGGGCTCAAGGAGAACATCAACACCCTCTTCTCCAAGTGTGTGCAGACCCTGTCTCACGACCATCACATACGGGTCATCAATGCACTTTTG ACCTTATGCAGCCTGGTGCGTGGACTCTACAGAAAAATGCAGGGAGATTATGGGTTTGATTTCATTAACATACTCATAGGCTTTGATTCTGCAGAAGAACAAATGCAACTTCTCCTGAATCATGTCTCGAATTTCTTGACAG GTGAATATTGTGATAGTCTGAAGTCCCTTAGCCTGAAGTTCTTGTTAGTTCTGGCCACAGGGACAGACAACATCAGCCAAAACACTGTTCTTGAGTATCTCACTATCAATTGTAACTTCGACTCAGTCATTCAG CTGTTGAGCCATTCGAGTACACGAAACCAGCATGGCCCTGAAGCAGTGCTGTACCTCATGCTGATGGTGAACTACCGCAAGCATGAGATGACCAATCCATACACTGTTAACCTCTCCCTCTTAGATGATGAACTCATTTTAAATGGCTATGGTCAG GTAATAACTGCATCCTTGGCAGACTTTAACCATAAGTATTCAGCCCACTTCATGGAACCACATGGGTCTGGCTGGTTTGCCTCCCTCACATCAATGGTCGGATCCATGTTTGTATCCGAGGAGATGGCAACACGTAATGAACACATAAA GGCAAATGATTCATTCCTCTTGGCATTGTACGAAGCAGTCCACCTGAACCGCAACTTCATCACCGCCCTTACCACAGCAACAGACCCCTCAACCCCGCCTTCCCCTGCCAACACTCTCGATCGGGGCAGCACTCCTCCAACCACAGATGTGAATGACCAGAACAACCCTGCGCCAACAGTAGAATTAGAAGCCACATTACAGCCTACAAATCTGCTTGTCACTTTTCTAGAATATTG CTCCATAGTAATGCAGGACACAAAGACAGAGGAGAGCCTGAACAATGTCAAACtctgtttcatcattatcacatgcATTGCTGAGGACCAGTACTGCAATCTGCTTCTCCATGATGCCAACCTCGTATTCACAGTGCCCTTACACCGCCTCCCCATGAGACATCGCAAAGTCATACCAGAGAAGACACCCCATGCTCGTCCATTAGCATGTGCAGTATTAG ATGTAATGGTAGAATTCATGATGTCTCATATGATGAAGAAACTACCCCTGGAGCTGTTCCTCCTGAATGTGAGAATTGTTCACCGTCTCCTCTGCTACCAAAAGCGTAACTCAGTCCGACTGCCTTACAACTGGAAAGACTTGTGGGCAGCCCTGATTGCTCTTGCCAAATTCCTTGTCACCAATGAGGCATATCTGGCAAAAAAAATGAACATCTTCCAGTTAGCACATCAG GTCATGAATATTTTCAATTTGTTCATCACATACGGTGACACTTTCCTCTCAACGCCATCAAGCTATGATGAGCTCTACTATGAAATCATGAGGATGCACCAG GTATTTGAGAACATGTACTCCATGAGCTTAAGATATTCAAGAACAGATGGAGATTACAAAGAAAGTGCACAAAAGCTCACAAACTCACTAGGCAATGTCAG ATCAATAATAAACCACTTCACCCCCAAGTTAGACAAATGGAGTCAGGAACATGGAGTATCAACACTAACAGAAGAACAG GTTCTAGAGGTGGTCCGAAATAACTATGACAGCCTCACCCTCAAACTCCATGACAGTTTAGATCAGTATGAAAAATATGCCGAGAAGCCTCAGCATGCTAATTTCTTCACAAACATG GTAAGAAGCATACTCAGCGATACGAGACAAAGCATTGATTTTAGCGCCTTTGAAAACTTAACAATATTACAAGAACTGAGCCAGTCAACATAG